Proteins encoded by one window of Mariniplasma anaerobium:
- a CDS encoding helix-turn-helix domain-containing protein, whose product MTKEDITHYTINEVAISLRVTPRTIYTYISIGKLNGVKIANKWRFSKKQIDDFLKQLSEVEYPRYVKK is encoded by the coding sequence ATGACAAAAGAAGATATCACTCATTATACAATTAATGAGGTTGCTATTAGTTTACGTGTCACACCAAGAACAATTTACACCTACATTAGTATAGGTAAACTTAATGGAGTCAAAATTGCTAATAAATGGCGTTTCTCAAAAAAACAAATTGATGATTTCTTAAAACAGTTATCAGAAGTGGAGTATCCACGTTATGTCAAAAAGTAG
- a CDS encoding tyrosine-type recombinase/integrase, protein MIKAHPLEPLIELFCENLDIKKNSVNSYKALLLRYVRYLKRHNIQYAKRSDIIDYREQMWEEGLRANTIQKQIVVIRNFYQWLKVNQRQYEFEDVYQFNIAEKIKGAKIDRNYKKEPLNKEQALKLIEVAKQSKTDIRGYRNYAIILLMIITGVRSIEVVRATKADLSKLFKYSILYVHGKGKDGADTFVKLSAEVTDALNDYLNRRRDNSRYLFVTHGETSSCQQLSSNTLRRFITILMKEAGIYNAKHTPHSLRHTTAYLNLQAGGTLESTQQLLRHKNIETTLIYAHNINRINDDSEFRINNYLFDEEEEENK, encoded by the coding sequence ATGATTAAAGCCCATCCTTTAGAACCGTTGATCGAACTGTTTTGTGAAAACCTAGATATCAAGAAGAATAGTGTCAATAGCTATAAGGCTTTACTACTACGTTATGTTCGCTATTTAAAAAGGCATAACATCCAATACGCAAAGCGTTCTGACATCATTGATTACAGAGAACAAATGTGGGAAGAAGGATTAAGAGCCAATACAATCCAAAAACAAATCGTAGTCATCCGAAATTTTTATCAATGGTTGAAAGTCAATCAAAGACAGTATGAATTTGAGGATGTTTATCAGTTTAATATTGCAGAGAAAATAAAAGGCGCAAAGATTGATCGTAATTACAAGAAAGAACCTCTTAATAAAGAACAAGCCCTTAAACTGATAGAAGTTGCTAAACAAAGTAAAACCGATATAAGAGGCTATCGTAATTATGCAATTATTCTTTTGATGATTATTACAGGTGTTCGTTCTATCGAAGTTGTAAGAGCAACAAAAGCAGACCTATCGAAGCTCTTTAAGTATTCGATTCTATATGTCCACGGTAAAGGAAAAGATGGTGCAGATACCTTTGTAAAGTTATCTGCAGAAGTAACCGATGCGTTAAATGATTATCTAAACCGTAGAAGAGATAATTCCAGGTATTTGTTTGTTACTCATGGAGAAACATCTAGTTGCCAGCAGTTATCATCAAATACATTAAGAAGGTTTATTACGATTTTGATGAAAGAAGCTGGTATCTATAATGCAAAACATACACCGCATTCGTTAAGACATACAACTGCTTATTTAAATCTACAAGCGGGTGGAACACTAGAATCCACTCAACAACTATTAAGACACAAGAATATCGAAACGACTTTGATTTATGCGCATAACATCAACCGCATCAACGATGATTCAGAGTTTCGTATCAATAATTATCTATTTGATGAAGAGGAGGAGGAAAACAAATGA
- a CDS encoding helix-turn-helix transcriptional regulator produces the protein MDKGKIKAFHYSSMQRKYLYNFRKKNQYTMLQVSEMIEMSRNYYEMIENGRKGQRLSLKTAYKFATLLSIDLQDLYNLEEKYLEDQLND, from the coding sequence ATGGATAAAGGAAAGATAAAAGCATTTCACTACAGTTCAATGCAAAGAAAATATCTATATAACTTCAGAAAAAAGAATCAATACACGATGTTGCAAGTGTCTGAGATGATTGAAATGAGTAGAAATTATTATGAAATGATTGAAAACGGTAGAAAAGGACAAAGGTTATCCTTAAAGACTGCGTATAAGTTTGCGACCTTACTATCAATTGATCTACAAGATTTGTACAATTTAGAAGAAAAATATCTAGAGGACCAATTGAATGATTAA
- a CDS encoding helix-turn-helix domain-containing protein: MKNKYPKIGRVMRERAGYTQGFLVTLLGNKYSISSIRNYEIGERDAPVSYLLDLSNLYRCTLPDLFDEEKTYYMYSNIDMLNYSYVNHESKIEKPIVKFAYSYERNIHTDKYDYLYYLLTADDLTLNLPMGTRLLVQMKGKEMIDVNYKERIYLISVDKESHPDYDYEKNFHINPHFKTTETKQFFTKAKLVKDLPNKTVMYYDGKIVRCMNYRKFKNMIDGVVHKYIFDENIDEFALMPSKDGFILQ; encoded by the coding sequence ATGAAAAATAAATATCCAAAAATTGGAAGAGTGATGAGAGAAAGAGCTGGGTATACACAAGGTTTCTTAGTTACACTATTGGGTAATAAATATAGTATCTCATCCATCCGAAATTATGAGATTGGTGAGCGAGATGCTCCCGTATCCTATCTGTTAGATTTATCCAATTTATATCGCTGTACATTACCTGATTTGTTTGATGAAGAGAAAACGTATTATATGTATTCAAATATTGATATGCTGAACTACTCATATGTAAATCACGAATCAAAGATTGAAAAACCTATTGTTAAATTTGCCTATAGTTATGAACGAAATATCCATACAGATAAATATGATTACTTATACTATTTACTGACTGCAGATGATTTAACACTAAACCTTCCAATGGGAACAAGGTTGCTTGTTCAAATGAAGGGCAAAGAAATGATTGATGTTAACTACAAAGAAAGAATCTATCTGATCTCTGTTGATAAGGAATCACATCCTGATTACGACTATGAGAAAAACTTCCATATTAATCCACACTTTAAAACAACTGAAACAAAACAATTTTTCACTAAAGCAAAGCTAGTTAAAGACCTACCAAACAAAACCGTCATGTATTATGATGGTAAAATAGTACGCTGTATGAACTATCGAAAATTTAAAAATATGATCGATGGTGTTGTACACAAATATATTTTTGATGAAAATATTGATGAATTTGCATTAATGCCATCTAAGGATGGTTTTATTCTTCAATAA